The Fimbriimonas ginsengisoli Gsoil 348 genome window below encodes:
- a CDS encoding GH116 family glycosyl-hydrolase — MGLFRPSFDASPYTRTGSHLTELAFPLGGIGTGCVSLDGRGGLKDWEIFGRPNKGSWLNYTFPALWVLEDGGEPKAVTVQGPRLRDWAGEVTDFWSYGHGRFFRQMDGLPGFEAVRFTGTFPVARLEFEKAGFPLQVELSALNPFIPQDVRSSSFPAASLTYKLTNRGDKTVEACLAWSIENPVGYGEADAKKDQAVNEAFGENGLTGIRFTNARYEEGDVRGGEVVLATDWSDVETLDRWSEEGWWDSVRAFWNRFRQDGGLAQHDGKPSGARMPGTVACRVRLAPGESAEIPFVISWRFPTAKKTLADEGPTWTAHYATEWPSATAAAAELLSRRQELTDRTLAFEEALYGGSLGAEVLESVGATLSTLHSPTLIRIEDGSFWAWEGCSPQEGCCDGTCSHVWNYALAHVYLFPEIQRSFLDSAFANGFNCGPLGKEGAMRFRIPLPMAQETPLWHAASDGQLGQIVQAYREWRLTGDEEWLRRTWPALKQAMAFAWVQWDRDQDGLVDGDMHNTYDINFEGPNPLTQFFYLAALRAMAVMADHLADPVAARYSELEKAGAKLTMERLWNGEFFIQLGDFTAPESPRYQHGPGCLSDQLFGQLSAGIAGLGHLVDSQMVRAALASMYRLNFRAPLGEHENLQRIYAFGDEAGLLLCTWPEGGMPFYPFVYSDEVWTGIEYQVATHLALEGMEDEARAILKGIRQRYDGVRRNPWNEFECGSHYARALASYGMILALTGMRYDAVDGVLAFRQEPFRSFWSVPGAWGVAERHPDGRLDVRVIEGHLPSPFAS, encoded by the coding sequence ATGGGCCTCTTTCGACCTTCCTTCGACGCGTCGCCGTATACGCGGACCGGATCGCACCTGACGGAGCTGGCGTTCCCGCTCGGCGGCATCGGAACGGGGTGCGTCAGCCTCGATGGGCGGGGAGGTCTGAAGGATTGGGAGATCTTTGGCCGGCCGAACAAGGGTAGTTGGCTGAACTACACCTTTCCGGCCCTGTGGGTTTTGGAGGACGGGGGCGAGCCGAAGGCGGTCACCGTGCAGGGGCCACGGCTACGCGACTGGGCGGGAGAGGTAACCGACTTCTGGTCGTACGGCCATGGCCGGTTCTTCCGTCAAATGGACGGGCTGCCGGGGTTCGAAGCGGTGAGGTTCACCGGCACCTTCCCGGTCGCAAGGCTCGAGTTCGAGAAGGCGGGTTTTCCTCTTCAAGTGGAGCTCTCGGCGCTCAATCCTTTCATCCCGCAGGACGTCCGGTCTTCCTCTTTTCCCGCCGCATCTCTTACCTATAAGCTTACGAACCGCGGCGACAAGACGGTCGAGGCGTGTCTCGCTTGGTCGATTGAGAACCCCGTCGGCTACGGGGAGGCGGATGCGAAGAAGGATCAGGCGGTTAACGAAGCGTTCGGCGAGAACGGTCTGACCGGAATCCGCTTCACGAATGCACGGTACGAAGAGGGGGATGTGCGCGGCGGAGAGGTGGTGCTGGCCACCGACTGGTCGGATGTCGAAACGCTCGATCGGTGGTCCGAAGAAGGGTGGTGGGATTCGGTCCGCGCGTTCTGGAACCGGTTCCGGCAAGACGGCGGCCTCGCCCAACACGACGGGAAGCCGTCCGGCGCCCGGATGCCGGGCACGGTGGCGTGCCGGGTGCGCCTTGCGCCGGGCGAAAGCGCAGAGATCCCGTTCGTGATCTCGTGGCGCTTTCCGACCGCCAAGAAGACTCTGGCCGACGAAGGCCCCACCTGGACGGCTCACTACGCAACCGAATGGCCAAGTGCCACGGCGGCCGCGGCCGAGCTACTCTCCCGGCGGCAAGAGCTGACCGACCGGACGCTCGCCTTTGAAGAGGCGTTGTACGGCGGAAGCTTGGGGGCAGAGGTGCTGGAGTCGGTCGGAGCGACGCTCTCGACGCTCCATTCTCCCACCCTGATCCGCATCGAAGACGGCTCGTTTTGGGCGTGGGAAGGGTGCTCGCCGCAGGAAGGGTGTTGCGACGGGACCTGCTCGCATGTGTGGAACTATGCCCTGGCGCACGTGTACTTATTCCCCGAGATTCAACGCAGCTTCCTCGACAGCGCGTTCGCCAATGGGTTCAACTGCGGCCCGCTCGGTAAAGAGGGGGCGATGCGCTTTCGCATTCCGCTACCCATGGCGCAAGAGACTCCGTTGTGGCACGCGGCCAGCGACGGGCAGTTGGGTCAAATCGTGCAGGCCTACCGCGAATGGCGGTTGACCGGCGACGAAGAGTGGCTCCGCCGAACCTGGCCCGCGTTGAAGCAGGCGATGGCGTTTGCATGGGTGCAGTGGGACCGCGACCAAGACGGCTTGGTCGACGGCGACATGCACAACACGTACGACATCAACTTCGAGGGGCCGAACCCGCTCACCCAATTCTTCTATCTCGCCGCCCTTAGGGCGATGGCGGTAATGGCCGACCACCTTGCGGATCCGGTGGCCGCGCGGTACTCCGAACTAGAAAAAGCCGGGGCCAAGCTTACGATGGAGCGGCTTTGGAACGGCGAGTTCTTCATCCAACTCGGCGACTTCACGGCGCCGGAATCGCCCCGGTATCAACACGGGCCGGGCTGCTTGAGCGATCAGCTCTTCGGCCAGCTTAGCGCCGGCATCGCCGGGCTAGGTCACCTTGTAGATAGCCAGATGGTGCGAGCGGCGCTGGCGAGCATGTACCGCCTCAACTTCCGCGCGCCGCTCGGCGAGCACGAGAACCTGCAGCGGATCTACGCGTTTGGAGATGAGGCCGGATTGCTGCTCTGCACCTGGCCGGAGGGCGGCATGCCGTTCTATCCGTTCGTCTATTCGGACGAGGTCTGGACCGGCATCGAGTACCAGGTCGCCACCCACCTCGCTCTGGAGGGGATGGAAGACGAGGCGCGGGCGATTCTGAAGGGGATCCGCCAACGGTACGATGGCGTCCGGAGGAATCCCTGGAACGAGTTCGAATGCGGCTCCCACTACGCCCGCGCGCTCGCCTCGTACGGAATGATCTTGGCGCTCACGGGAATGCGTTACGATGCGGTGGATGGCGTCCTGGCGTTCCGCCAAGAGCCGTTCCGCTCGTTTTGGAGCGTACCGGGAGCTTGGGGAGTCGCCGAACGCCATCCCGACGGCCGGCTCGACGTTAGAGTCATCGAAGGGCATCTCCCCTCTCCCTTTGCGTCTTAA
- a CDS encoding bifunctional fucokinase/fucose-1-phosphate guanylyltransferase has translation MPSPQRLVTLPSTMAPVFNRLESRAEPDWFAAHDPYPLGSGGGTANALLAAWRASGNQRFYDWLRAERRIVIHAGGQSRRLPAYAVVGKALMPIPALRGSIGQKPDQALIDLQVGLCDQLFERSPDCLRVMVVSGDALLRPTTLPADIPDADVVCLGMRTDAETAQSFGAFFISHDQPDSLAMFLQKPAPDRTRALAVTHDCFLDTGIWLLSEDAVRALLERSGLENPDQGGTLKEYELYSDFGPALGRHPVADDPLVNALTSAVVPIQGEFLHFGTSRQLIESVTELHDQAHHASPLGFLSASRRHPNQHVQNAEFDGPPPFQAGHAYWVENSHVPPTWTLEGENVVTGIPRNRWGLTLPRGVCLDMVPVSEKGICARIYGFDDPFKGPIEDDSTRFLGRPLSQWLRERNLTLDQSPGTDIQATLLFPVLEGSDSDESLVAWMIDANAHPEMRERWIEARRLSASDLLSAANVDRIYSQRAEFASRSLKAMQRNHATSIFYSLDLERSAEILHRDQPDFEPLPLGEDASLVKQMHDGMFRSALLRLRGAAEWEQAEGEAFGTLRRAVLDNVPAMSSPTCGVASDQIVWGRSPLRFDLAGGWTDTPPYCLLNGGRVLNVAVELNGQPPVQVFVRRSERKDVLLRSIDLGTERRFSSFEELAGDLTERSEFSLAQAALSLAGFSPEPEGGTLERALERFGGGIEMSLLAAVPKGSGLGTSSILASTILASLSEFCNLGWSQSDVMARTLALEQILSTGGGWQDQVGGCLPGIKDLETGPGLVQNPTCRWLPDRLLGPENANHVALLYYTGITRVAKSVLREIVRGMFLNSGPRLDTLRKIRENVQPTADAIQRNHMDALGAAVRRSWQLNQELDSGTNPPPVQAILAKVEDYLLGAKLLGAGGGGFLFMIAKDQDAALRVRSILETAPPSDRARFFDFKVSQTGLEVTKS, from the coding sequence ATGCCTTCACCACAGAGGCTGGTCACGTTGCCGTCCACGATGGCCCCCGTTTTCAACCGTCTGGAGTCCCGCGCGGAACCGGATTGGTTTGCGGCCCATGACCCATACCCGTTAGGCTCCGGCGGAGGTACCGCCAATGCGCTTCTGGCCGCTTGGCGTGCAAGCGGTAACCAGCGTTTTTACGATTGGTTGCGCGCCGAGCGCCGAATCGTTATCCATGCCGGGGGCCAGAGCCGGCGGCTTCCGGCTTACGCCGTGGTCGGAAAAGCATTGATGCCGATCCCCGCCCTCCGTGGTTCCATCGGCCAGAAACCGGATCAAGCGTTGATCGACTTGCAGGTTGGACTTTGCGACCAGCTTTTCGAGCGGAGTCCCGATTGTTTAAGAGTGATGGTCGTGAGCGGGGACGCCCTGCTTCGACCGACGACACTGCCCGCCGACATTCCGGACGCGGACGTCGTCTGCCTCGGGATGCGAACGGACGCGGAGACGGCGCAAAGCTTCGGCGCCTTCTTCATAAGCCACGATCAGCCCGATTCGCTCGCGATGTTTCTACAGAAACCGGCCCCCGATCGCACACGAGCGCTCGCGGTCACTCACGACTGCTTTCTCGATACCGGTATCTGGCTCTTGTCCGAGGACGCCGTCCGTGCCTTGCTGGAACGGAGCGGACTCGAAAATCCGGACCAGGGCGGGACGCTGAAAGAATATGAGCTGTATTCCGACTTCGGACCGGCTCTCGGCCGCCATCCGGTTGCCGACGATCCGCTGGTGAATGCATTGACCTCCGCGGTCGTGCCGATCCAAGGGGAGTTCCTTCACTTCGGAACGTCGCGGCAGCTTATCGAATCGGTAACCGAGCTGCACGACCAAGCCCATCACGCCTCCCCTCTCGGCTTCCTCAGCGCCTCTCGCCGGCACCCGAACCAGCATGTACAGAATGCGGAATTCGATGGTCCCCCACCTTTTCAGGCCGGCCATGCGTACTGGGTGGAGAACTCGCACGTTCCGCCAACCTGGACTCTGGAAGGTGAGAACGTCGTTACCGGCATTCCCCGGAACCGCTGGGGTTTGACTTTGCCGCGTGGGGTCTGTCTCGACATGGTTCCGGTTTCGGAGAAGGGCATTTGCGCCAGGATCTACGGTTTCGACGACCCGTTCAAGGGACCGATCGAAGACGATTCGACCAGGTTCTTGGGCAGACCGCTATCCCAGTGGCTCCGCGAGCGAAACCTCACCCTCGACCAGTCTCCCGGGACCGATATTCAGGCGACGCTTCTCTTCCCGGTTTTAGAGGGGAGCGATTCCGACGAATCTTTAGTGGCTTGGATGATCGATGCGAATGCGCATCCGGAAATGCGGGAGCGTTGGATCGAGGCGAGAAGGCTTTCAGCGAGCGATCTCCTCTCGGCGGCGAACGTCGACCGGATTTATTCGCAGCGGGCCGAGTTTGCCTCGCGCTCGTTGAAGGCGATGCAGCGCAACCATGCGACGAGCATCTTCTACTCCCTCGACCTCGAACGATCCGCAGAGATACTTCACCGGGATCAGCCCGACTTCGAGCCGTTGCCGCTTGGCGAGGACGCATCCCTTGTCAAGCAGATGCACGACGGCATGTTCCGCTCCGCCCTGCTGCGACTACGCGGAGCGGCCGAGTGGGAGCAGGCGGAAGGGGAGGCCTTTGGCACCCTTCGCCGAGCCGTCCTCGACAACGTCCCTGCGATGAGTTCGCCGACCTGCGGCGTGGCGTCGGATCAGATCGTATGGGGAAGGTCGCCGCTTCGGTTCGATCTCGCCGGCGGATGGACCGACACCCCCCCTTACTGCCTGCTGAACGGCGGCCGCGTTCTCAACGTGGCGGTGGAGTTGAATGGTCAGCCGCCGGTGCAGGTGTTCGTCCGGCGTTCGGAGCGAAAGGACGTCCTCCTACGATCGATCGACCTGGGGACCGAGCGCCGCTTCTCTTCGTTCGAGGAGCTCGCGGGGGACCTCACCGAGCGATCGGAATTCTCGTTGGCGCAAGCCGCTCTCTCGCTCGCCGGTTTCTCGCCGGAGCCCGAAGGCGGAACCCTCGAGCGGGCTCTCGAACGGTTTGGGGGAGGAATCGAGATGTCGCTTTTGGCGGCGGTCCCCAAGGGTTCCGGGCTTGGCACGAGCAGTATCCTTGCTTCGACCATCCTTGCCTCGCTTAGCGAATTCTGCAACCTTGGTTGGTCTCAAAGCGATGTCATGGCCAGAACCCTCGCCCTGGAGCAGATTCTCAGCACGGGAGGTGGTTGGCAAGACCAGGTGGGTGGCTGCTTGCCGGGTATCAAAGACTTGGAAACCGGCCCGGGACTGGTCCAGAATCCCACCTGCCGTTGGCTTCCCGACCGGCTTCTTGGGCCGGAAAACGCGAACCACGTCGCCCTCCTTTATTACACGGGTATCACCCGAGTCGCCAAGAGCGTGCTCCGGGAAATCGTGCGCGGAATGTTCCTCAACTCCGGCCCACGCCTCGATACTCTCCGAAAGATCCGCGAGAACGTTCAGCCGACCGCCGACGCTATCCAAAGAAACCACATGGATGCGCTGGGGGCGGCGGTGCGTCGGAGCTGGCAGCTCAACCAGGAGCTCGATTCCGGTACCAACCCGCCTCCGGTCCAGGCGATTCTGGCGAAGGTGGAGGACTATCTCCTCGGCGCCAAGCTTTTGGGCGCGGGGGGCGGCGGCTTCCTCTTTATGATCGCGAAGGACCAAGACGCCGCCCTGAGAGTTCGATCGATTCTAGAAACCGCCCCACCCTCCGACCGGGCTCGATTCTTCGATTTTAAAGTCTCGCAAACCGGGCTCGAGGTTACGAAGAGCTAA
- a CDS encoding serine hydrolase domain-containing protein has product MSPFLLLPLIAMSPDAAGFDSARLALIPPRMQKYVDEGAVAGTVLLVRRHGRTAFFDARGWANLETKHLMRRDTIFQIMSMTKPVTAIAVVMCAEAGLLNLDDPVDKYFPLLHRAKVRQEDGTLSAAESVPTIRQLLTHTAGFGSNDPAGMDDDGKRKLTLAEYAGLLAKEPLVGSPGERIRYSGPGFSLLGRIVEIASGMPLERFESERIFRPLGMKDTFFFAPKNRYARLAYTYVRERGKLVPLDANPFREGARFANPAGGLYSTADDMATLLQCVSEGGFLHGYRLLSPAAVDAMTAVQTGSLQMDGSDAQGFGLGFAVVKSPAGQVSLKPVGSFGHTGAFGTEFWTDRKRGIVAVFMAQGLDNVSPVRKTFNTMLNAAFTGP; this is encoded by the coding sequence ATGAGCCCCTTTCTCCTACTTCCATTGATCGCCATGTCTCCCGATGCCGCCGGATTCGATAGCGCCCGACTGGCGTTGATTCCTCCTCGGATGCAGAAGTACGTCGATGAGGGGGCGGTGGCCGGCACCGTCCTGCTGGTTCGCCGGCATGGCCGGACCGCTTTCTTCGACGCGCGGGGGTGGGCCAATCTGGAAACGAAGCATCTGATGAGGCGGGACACGATTTTTCAGATCATGTCGATGACGAAGCCGGTTACCGCGATCGCGGTCGTGATGTGCGCCGAAGCCGGTCTGCTGAATCTGGACGACCCGGTTGACAAGTATTTCCCCCTGCTTCACCGGGCGAAAGTTAGGCAGGAAGACGGAACCCTATCTGCCGCGGAGTCGGTGCCCACGATTCGGCAGCTCTTGACCCACACCGCCGGCTTCGGGTCGAACGATCCAGCGGGGATGGACGACGACGGCAAGCGAAAGCTCACCCTGGCCGAGTATGCCGGCCTCCTCGCCAAGGAGCCGCTCGTCGGGTCGCCCGGAGAGCGAATCCGGTATAGCGGGCCGGGCTTCTCGTTGCTTGGTCGGATCGTCGAGATCGCCTCCGGCATGCCGCTGGAACGGTTCGAGAGCGAGCGCATCTTCCGGCCGCTGGGGATGAAGGATACGTTCTTCTTCGCTCCCAAGAACCGGTATGCGCGATTGGCGTACACCTACGTCCGGGAGCGCGGAAAGCTCGTTCCACTCGATGCGAATCCGTTTCGGGAGGGAGCCCGTTTCGCCAACCCGGCGGGTGGACTGTACTCGACGGCCGACGACATGGCAACCCTCCTCCAGTGCGTCTCCGAGGGAGGATTTCTCCACGGTTACCGCCTCCTTTCGCCCGCCGCGGTAGACGCGATGACCGCCGTGCAAACCGGCTCGCTCCAGATGGACGGCAGCGACGCCCAAGGCTTCGGCCTCGGCTTCGCCGTGGTAAAAAGCCCCGCTGGCCAAGTGTCGCTCAAGCCGGTCGGCTCGTTTGGCCACACCGGCGCCTTCGGCACGGAATTCTGGACCGATCGGAAGCGCGGCATCGTCGCCGTCTTCATGGCCCAAGGCCTCGACAACGTCTCCCCCGTCCGCAAGACGTTCAACACCATGCTAAACGCCGCCTTCACCGGCCCATAA
- a CDS encoding citrate lyase subunit alpha: MTVNLIGREIPAENAGRPLIPYRGVGAIEPSGRVVGPPVRSCRDYPADGNKLAQDLPTALKNAGLRDGMVVSTHHHLRDGDYVARQLFAAAELLGVRDLVWFPSAVFPSHAELLPYLENGTIHHIEGSLNGPVGSYASSGKMPGWAVLRSHGSRYRAIQEGEVRVDIAVIAAPSADPFGNLKGTEGPSACGGLGFALADAQYADHVIAVTDNLVPFPCAPWQIQGNHVDQVVVVDRIGDSSRIVSGTTELTRSPERLLIAEYAARFTLAAGLLRDGWSFQAGAGGISLAFTLFVRDLMRESGVQARFVRGGSTRYLVEMLETGLTGYILDGQTFDLEGVRSMRENPRHLMTSPFNSYNYHGKGNVASMLGCAVLGATEVDLDFNANVVSHSDGRMLHGIGGWQDALFAGCTILAVPTFRNRVPIVRDRLTTFCGPGELIDVIVTERGIAVNPRREDLLAAVAGKGLPIRPLSELKDEAEALCGGPPEPLALDGPVVGLVTWVDGTILDTLRRVP; this comes from the coding sequence TTGACCGTCAACCTTATCGGCCGCGAAATTCCGGCCGAGAACGCGGGCCGGCCGCTCATTCCTTACCGGGGAGTTGGCGCCATCGAGCCTTCCGGAAGGGTGGTCGGCCCGCCCGTTCGCTCGTGCCGGGATTACCCGGCGGATGGAAACAAGCTGGCCCAAGACCTGCCGACGGCGTTGAAGAATGCCGGGTTGCGCGACGGCATGGTCGTCTCAACGCATCACCATCTTCGCGACGGCGACTACGTGGCGCGACAGCTTTTCGCAGCCGCCGAGTTGCTCGGCGTTCGGGACCTCGTCTGGTTCCCATCCGCCGTCTTCCCCAGCCACGCCGAGCTTCTCCCGTATCTTGAGAACGGAACGATTCACCACATCGAGGGGAGCCTCAACGGTCCGGTCGGAAGCTATGCCTCGAGCGGAAAAATGCCGGGGTGGGCGGTGCTTCGCTCTCACGGATCCCGATATCGGGCGATCCAGGAGGGTGAGGTGCGCGTCGATATCGCGGTCATCGCGGCGCCATCGGCCGACCCGTTTGGCAACCTGAAAGGGACCGAAGGTCCCTCCGCCTGCGGCGGCCTCGGCTTTGCCCTTGCCGACGCTCAGTACGCCGACCACGTGATCGCGGTGACCGACAACCTCGTGCCATTTCCGTGCGCCCCCTGGCAGATTCAGGGAAATCATGTCGACCAAGTTGTAGTCGTCGACCGGATCGGAGATTCTTCCCGGATCGTCTCCGGTACGACCGAGCTCACCCGTTCGCCAGAGCGCCTCCTCATCGCGGAATATGCCGCCCGGTTCACCCTGGCGGCCGGGTTGCTGCGCGACGGCTGGTCGTTCCAGGCCGGCGCGGGAGGGATTTCGCTTGCGTTCACTCTATTCGTCAGGGATCTCATGCGAGAAAGCGGCGTGCAGGCCCGCTTTGTCCGCGGCGGAAGCACGCGGTACCTCGTGGAGATGCTCGAAACCGGGCTGACCGGTTACATCCTCGACGGCCAGACCTTCGATCTGGAGGGGGTTCGCTCGATGCGGGAGAATCCGCGCCATCTTATGACGAGTCCGTTCAACAGCTACAACTATCACGGAAAGGGGAACGTCGCCTCCATGCTCGGCTGCGCCGTCCTCGGCGCGACAGAAGTGGACCTCGACTTCAATGCGAACGTCGTCAGCCACTCCGACGGGCGGATGCTGCACGGCATCGGCGGCTGGCAAGACGCGCTTTTTGCCGGATGCACGATCTTGGCGGTCCCGACCTTCCGCAACCGCGTACCGATCGTCCGGGACCGGCTTACCACCTTCTGCGGGCCGGGAGAACTGATCGATGTGATCGTCACCGAGCGCGGGATTGCCGTCAACCCGCGCCGCGAAGACCTGCTTGCCGCCGTCGCGGGCAAGGGGCTCCCGATCCGTCCGCTCTCCGAACTAAAGGATGAAGCGGAGGCGCTTTGCGGCGGGCCGCCCGAGCCGCTGGCCTTGGACGGCCCAGTCGTGGGGCTCGTCACCTGGGTCGACGGCACGATTCTCGACACTCTCCGACGCGTACCATGA
- a CDS encoding aldolase/citrate lyase family protein, translating to MTQVGEHGPAIRSDVWIAVMDASKAGYDLTTSVEAIYGQSIRRQVEAALGRFGNPNVHLEIRDSGALPFALEARLEAALCSHLGLPLPALPARTVPKRTHLRRTRLYVPGNGPKLFPNAGLYRPDGLILDLEDSVAPDAKFAALAMVRRALTALDWDGSERMVRVNQGEQGMRDLMVVASQGVEAFLLPKIEEPEQVREAASRLDELGSEAVLLPLIESAAGIERAFEIASSSPRVAAITVGLEDYVTDLHAERTSEGRESAYAQARIVNAARAAGVSPLASVFPQVDDPDAMFEYARNARGLGFDGVGCIHPRQIRAAHRAFAPSAEELGDAAAIVAGFEAALAEGRGAVSVRGRMVDAPVYERAREVLARGGAGS from the coding sequence ATGACCCAGGTTGGAGAACACGGCCCCGCCATCCGTTCCGACGTTTGGATTGCGGTGATGGACGCTTCGAAGGCGGGCTACGACCTGACCACTTCCGTCGAGGCGATCTACGGCCAGTCGATTCGCCGGCAGGTCGAGGCGGCGCTCGGACGGTTCGGGAACCCGAACGTTCACCTCGAAATCCGGGATTCGGGGGCGCTCCCGTTTGCCTTGGAGGCCCGGCTGGAGGCCGCGCTGTGTTCTCACCTCGGCCTGCCGCTGCCCGCGCTTCCGGCTAGGACGGTGCCCAAGCGTACGCATCTCCGCCGAACGCGGCTCTACGTTCCGGGTAACGGTCCCAAGCTGTTTCCCAACGCAGGGCTGTACCGGCCGGATGGATTGATCTTGGATCTGGAAGACTCGGTCGCCCCGGATGCAAAGTTCGCCGCGCTTGCCATGGTTCGCCGGGCGCTCACCGCACTCGATTGGGACGGCAGCGAACGTATGGTGCGGGTGAACCAAGGGGAGCAAGGAATGCGCGACCTGATGGTGGTCGCCTCGCAAGGGGTGGAGGCGTTTCTTCTCCCAAAGATCGAGGAGCCTGAACAGGTTCGGGAAGCGGCTTCCCGGCTCGATGAGCTGGGCTCGGAAGCGGTACTCCTACCGCTGATCGAGAGCGCGGCTGGGATCGAACGCGCCTTCGAGATAGCTTCCTCTTCTCCGAGGGTGGCGGCAATCACGGTGGGACTCGAGGATTACGTGACCGATCTCCACGCGGAAAGGACGAGTGAAGGGAGAGAGAGCGCTTACGCTCAAGCACGAATCGTCAACGCGGCCCGGGCGGCGGGAGTCTCGCCGCTTGCTTCGGTCTTTCCTCAGGTCGACGATCCGGATGCGATGTTCGAGTACGCCCGCAATGCGCGCGGGCTTGGGTTTGACGGAGTTGGCTGCATCCACCCGCGGCAGATCCGCGCCGCCCACCGGGCATTCGCCCCGTCCGCCGAAGAATTGGGGGACGCCGCCGCGATCGTGGCGGGGTTCGAAGCCGCGCTCGCCGAAGGGCGAGGCGCCGTTTCGGTGCGGGGGCGAATGGTGGATGCGCCGGTGTACGAAAGGGCCCGAGAGGTTCTTGCTCGCGGAGGAGCCGGAAGTTGA
- a CDS encoding beta-L-arabinofuranosidase domain-containing protein, with amino-acid sequence MQWGEGPVGDAVRASEGGRLRRFVRDEESEPVALFSAKAREVSDSGDWYGEHLGKWLVAASAAWHRTEDPELARTISRIVGHMVDCQEANGYLGTYGAGAPCRFTHADAAKVRTWDIWVHAWMILGLLKAAAVPGAEEGLVLAVAAGELILETFPQVHPTVVALGNHAGLSSSVILEPLAELTRETGDGRYADLAMATLEEMERRGLHFLSAPERNLDVSDIGTGKAYQICWTITGMVALYRATADPRLLRSAEALWENIEGEHLTPMGGPWGGTATHKEVFNVRGFFSPYGMVETCSAASWMSLSKALFGATGKARYVDAYERTLLNTVLGALDANGEDWCYFTFPNGRRNNTYHWACCKSSGAMALEEAASMVATLTDNGISVNLLLPSRIELGPWTIRVVDRHGSSGFSLPGIHPEGVSEISPGFPTRGSEAGPNRPRSGSQNPQSIGIENAPEGEATLALRLPNGARLKSCLLNGETVDVEPTDGYLTWTRTWTAGDRIELELDCPIEVHPKTYTVDHHGQEIVRMDYAYLSRGPYVYATGAIDGFRKEETLRLARLNPAASFRSAEGEAIDLHLPGRDPLRFLPYYEAGGRHEGAWRTTWLQVAWQ; translated from the coding sequence GTGCAGTGGGGCGAGGGACCGGTCGGCGACGCCGTCCGTGCCAGTGAAGGGGGCCGGCTTCGCCGGTTCGTGCGCGACGAGGAGAGCGAGCCGGTCGCGCTCTTCTCCGCTAAGGCTCGGGAGGTGTCCGATTCGGGCGACTGGTACGGCGAGCACCTCGGCAAGTGGCTGGTGGCCGCCTCCGCGGCCTGGCACCGAACCGAGGATCCGGAGCTTGCGAGGACGATCTCGCGAATCGTCGGCCACATGGTCGACTGTCAGGAAGCGAACGGCTATCTCGGCACGTACGGCGCGGGAGCGCCCTGCCGGTTCACGCACGCCGACGCCGCCAAGGTTCGGACCTGGGACATCTGGGTTCATGCGTGGATGATCCTGGGACTGCTCAAGGCGGCGGCGGTGCCCGGGGCGGAGGAAGGTTTGGTCTTGGCGGTTGCGGCCGGCGAGTTGATCCTGGAGACCTTTCCTCAGGTCCACCCCACGGTGGTGGCGCTCGGCAACCACGCCGGCCTTAGCAGCAGCGTTATTTTGGAGCCGCTGGCGGAGCTAACTCGGGAGACCGGGGACGGCCGGTACGCCGATCTGGCGATGGCGACGTTGGAGGAGATGGAAAGGCGCGGACTGCATTTCCTTTCGGCGCCGGAGCGCAATCTCGACGTCTCTGACATTGGGACCGGAAAGGCGTACCAGATCTGTTGGACGATTACGGGCATGGTCGCGCTGTATCGAGCGACGGCCGACCCACGCCTCTTGCGGTCGGCGGAGGCGCTCTGGGAGAACATCGAGGGCGAGCACCTGACGCCGATGGGCGGACCCTGGGGCGGGACCGCGACCCACAAGGAAGTCTTCAACGTCCGAGGCTTCTTCAGCCCGTATGGAATGGTCGAGACATGTTCGGCGGCGAGTTGGATGAGCCTCTCCAAGGCTCTCTTTGGGGCCACTGGAAAGGCTCGATATGTGGACGCGTATGAGCGAACTCTGCTGAATACGGTTTTGGGCGCACTCGATGCCAACGGCGAGGATTGGTGCTACTTCACCTTCCCGAACGGACGGCGAAACAACACTTACCACTGGGCCTGCTGTAAATCGAGCGGCGCGATGGCACTGGAAGAGGCCGCCTCCATGGTCGCTACCTTAACCGATAACGGGATTTCGGTCAACCTCCTGCTCCCCTCCCGTATCGAACTCGGTCCCTGGACCATTCGCGTGGTAGACCGACACGGCTCCTCCGGATTCTCTCTTCCGGGCATCCACCCCGAAGGGGTGTCAGAAATTAGCCCCGGGTTTCCTACCCGGGGATCAGAAGCCGGTCCGAACCGACCTCGTAGCGGGTCGCAGAACCCTCAGTCGATCGGGATCGAGAATGCTCCAGAAGGAGAAGCGACCCTCGCGCTACGGCTTCCAAATGGGGCTCGCCTGAAATCTTGCCTCTTGAACGGAGAGACGGTCGACGTCGAGCCGACTGACGGCTATCTCACATGGACTCGGACCTGGACCGCCGGCGACCGAATCGAACTCGAGCTCGATTGCCCGATCGAGGTGCATCCCAAGACTTACACCGTCGACCATCACGGCCAGGAGATCGTTCGAATGGACTACGCCTACCTCTCCCGCGGCCCTTACGTTTACGCCACCGGTGCAATCGACGGATTTCGGAAGGAAGAGACACTGCGCTTAGCCAGGCTCAATCCGGCCGCCTCGTTCCGGTCGGCGGAAGGGGAAGCGATCGACCTCCATCTTCCGGGCCGCGACCCGCTCCGTTTCCTTCCGTACTACGAAGCTGGCGGACGGCACGAGGGCGCTTGGCGCACGACCTGGCTTCAGGTGGCGTGGCAATGA